The following proteins come from a genomic window of bacterium:
- a CDS encoding arginine decarboxylase, pyruvoyl-dependent, whose protein sequence is MVVPAKMFLTKGVGIHKDKLASFELSLRNAGIEKFNLVLVSSILPPNCKMISKDEGLTYLKPGQITYCVMAKNETNEPNRLVSAAIGVAIPKGDKSYGYLSEHHAFGTIAQKTGDYAEDLAATMLATTLGIPFDSDKAWEEREQIYKASGHIFKTTHICQSDEGNKDGLWTTVISAAVFIPD, encoded by the coding sequence ATTGTGGTGCCAGCGAAAATGTTTTTGACTAAAGGAGTAGGAATTCATAAAGATAAATTAGCATCGTTTGAGCTTTCTTTAAGAAATGCGGGTATAGAGAAATTCAACCTTGTTTTAGTATCCAGCATCTTACCGCCGAATTGCAAAATGATATCAAAAGACGAAGGGTTGACGTATCTAAAACCCGGACAAATAACTTATTGTGTGATGGCAAAAAACGAAACAAATGAGCCCAATAGATTGGTTTCTGCCGCAATCGGTGTTGCCATACCAAAAGGCGATAAAAGTTATGGGTATTTATCCGAACATCATGCCTTTGGAACAATAGCTCAGAAAACAGGCGATTATGCGGAAGATTTGGCAGCAACAATGTTAGCTACAACTTTGGGCATTCCCTTTGATTCTGATAAAGCGTGGGAAGAAAGGGAACAGATATATAAAGCAAGCGGACACATATTTAAAACAACACATATCTGCCAATCGGATGAAGGAAATAAAGACGGGCTGTGGACTACAGTAATATCGGCAGCTGTTTTCATACCTGACTAA